One Peterkaempfera bronchialis DNA window includes the following coding sequences:
- a CDS encoding GTP-binding protein — translation MDFASSSPAAATRATTSAKIVVAGGFGVGKTTLVGAVSEINPLRTEAVMTSASAGIDDLTHTAGKTTTTVAMDFGRITLDEDLILYLFGTPGQDRFWFMWDDLVRGAIGAVVLVDTRRLADCFPALDYFENSGLPFVVALNGFDGHQPHSPEEVREALQLGPDTPIITTDARRRDSAKSALITLVEHALLARLR, via the coding sequence GTGGACTTCGCAAGCTCTAGCCCGGCTGCCGCGACCCGCGCCACCACCTCCGCGAAGATCGTCGTCGCGGGCGGCTTCGGTGTCGGCAAGACCACCCTCGTCGGCGCGGTCTCCGAGATCAACCCGCTGCGCACCGAGGCCGTCATGACCTCGGCCTCGGCCGGGATCGACGACCTCACCCACACGGCGGGCAAGACCACCACCACGGTGGCCATGGACTTCGGCCGCATCACCCTCGACGAGGACCTGATCCTCTACCTCTTCGGCACCCCCGGCCAGGACCGCTTCTGGTTCATGTGGGACGACCTGGTCCGAGGCGCCATCGGCGCCGTCGTCCTGGTCGACACCCGCCGGCTCGCCGACTGCTTCCCCGCACTGGACTACTTCGAGAACAGCGGACTGCCGTTCGTCGTGGCCCTCAACGGCTTCGACGGCCACCAGCCGCACAGTCCCGAGGAGGTCCGCGAGGCCCTGCAGCTCGGCCCGGACACGCCGATCATCACCACCGACGCCCGACGCCGCGACAGCGCCAAGTCCGCGCTGATCACCCTCGTCGAGCACGCGCTGCTGGCCCGGCTGCGCTGA